A genome region from Streptomyces xanthophaeus includes the following:
- a CDS encoding alpha/beta fold hydrolase yields the protein MPTFTTYDGTELAYHLQGDGEPLVCIPGGAMRASAYLGDLGGLADGRLLILLDLRGTGDSAVPADESTYRVDHQVGDVEALRAHLGLERMDLLAHSAGGNLAQLYAAAHPERLRRTVLVTPTAWAVDLPVTAEDRLEGARLRAGREPYDTAVAAYERILTDTAHGEEDWELAAPVFYGNWDAAAREHWAANARQQNEKAAEAYAGPGAFDPPATRAALRQVTGEVLVLAAELDGNPRPALAARLATLFPRGSVDVQPRAGHFPWLDDAAWFAARVERFLAAGA from the coding sequence ATGCCTACCTTCACCACCTACGACGGAACCGAACTCGCCTACCACCTCCAGGGCGACGGTGAGCCGCTGGTCTGCATCCCGGGCGGTGCCATGCGGGCCTCCGCGTACCTCGGAGACCTCGGCGGACTGGCGGACGGCCGCCTTCTGATCCTCCTCGACCTGCGCGGCACGGGCGACTCCGCGGTACCGGCGGACGAGTCGACGTACCGCGTCGACCACCAGGTCGGCGACGTCGAGGCACTGCGGGCGCACCTGGGCCTGGAGCGCATGGACCTCCTCGCCCACTCCGCCGGCGGCAACCTCGCCCAGCTCTACGCGGCCGCGCACCCCGAGCGGCTGCGCCGGACCGTCCTGGTCACCCCGACCGCGTGGGCGGTGGACCTCCCGGTCACCGCGGAGGACCGGCTGGAGGGGGCCCGGCTGCGGGCGGGCCGCGAGCCGTACGACACGGCCGTCGCGGCCTACGAGCGGATCCTCACGGACACCGCCCACGGTGAGGAGGACTGGGAGCTGGCCGCGCCGGTGTTCTACGGGAACTGGGACGCGGCGGCCCGGGAGCACTGGGCGGCGAACGCGCGGCAGCAGAACGAGAAGGCCGCCGAGGCCTACGCGGGCCCCGGCGCCTTCGACCCGCCCGCCACGCGTGCGGCGCTCCGCCAGGTCACGGGCGAGGTCCTGGTGCTGGCCGCAGAACTGGACGGCAACCCCCGCCCCGCCCTGGCGGCCCGGCTCGCCACCCTGTTCCCGCGGGGCTCGGTCGACGTCCAGCCCCGGGCCGGCCACTTCCCGTGGCTGGACGACGCGGCCTGGTTCGCGGCCCGTGTGGAGCGGTTCCTGGCGGCGGGCGCCTGA
- a CDS encoding crotonase/enoyl-CoA hydratase family protein — translation MGGTEHLTVDRHGATLVLTMNRPEAKNALSLPLLVGLYDGWLEADADDGIRSVVLTGAGGDFCAGMDLKALAGKGMAGDQYRDRLKADPDLHWKAMLRHHRPRKPVIAAVEGYCVAGGTEILQGTDIRVAAEGATFGLFEVKRGLFPIGGSTVRLPRQIPRTHALEMLLTGRPYSAAEAERFGLVGRVVPDGTALAAALEIAERINACGPLAVEAVKASVYETAEMTEREGLASELLRGWPIFDTADAKEGARAFAEKRPAVYRRE, via the coding sequence ATGGGTGGGACGGAACACCTGACCGTGGATCGGCACGGCGCCACGCTGGTGCTCACCATGAACAGGCCCGAGGCGAAGAACGCGCTCTCGCTGCCGCTGCTGGTGGGGCTGTACGACGGCTGGCTGGAGGCCGACGCCGACGACGGCATCCGCTCGGTGGTCCTCACCGGTGCGGGCGGGGACTTCTGCGCCGGAATGGACCTCAAGGCCCTGGCCGGGAAGGGCATGGCGGGCGACCAGTACCGGGACCGCCTCAAGGCCGACCCCGACCTGCACTGGAAGGCGATGCTGCGCCACCACCGGCCGCGCAAGCCGGTGATCGCGGCGGTGGAGGGCTACTGCGTGGCCGGCGGGACCGAGATCCTGCAGGGTACGGACATCCGGGTGGCGGCCGAGGGCGCGACCTTCGGGCTGTTCGAGGTCAAGCGCGGACTCTTCCCGATCGGCGGCTCCACGGTGCGGCTGCCGCGCCAGATCCCGCGTACGCACGCCCTGGAGATGCTGCTGACCGGCCGCCCGTACTCCGCCGCCGAGGCCGAGCGGTTCGGGCTGGTCGGGCGGGTGGTGCCGGACGGTACGGCCCTTGCGGCGGCCCTGGAGATCGCGGAGCGGATCAACGCGTGCGGGCCGCTGGCGGTGGAGGCGGTCAAGGCGTCGGTCTACGAGACCGCCGAGATGACGGAGCGGGAGGGGCTGGCCTCGGAACTCCTGCGGGGGTGGCCGATCTTCGACACCGCCGATGCGAAGGAGGGGGCGCGGGCCTTTGCCGAGAAGCGGCCCGCGGTGTACCGGCGCGAGTAG
- a CDS encoding acyl-CoA synthetase, whose product MEYNLADLFESVVDVVPDREALVYVDHPGTGAERRLTYAELDTAANRIAHHLLDSGLTAGEHLGLHLYNGIEYLQTVLACLKARLVPVNVNYRYVEEELVYLYNDADLAALVFEGEFTERVAAALPHTTKLRHLIRVGQAPEGAPEPSIAPVAYADAEAAGAPGRGFPPRSPDDLFIIYTGGTTGMPKGVMWRAEDLFFAGLFGGEPSGEPVKRPEELAERVAVRGAGLTFFPAPPLMHGTSTLTSFIAFNYGQRVVIHRKYAPEEVLRTIEKEKVSSVSLVGDAMLRPLIDALNGPLKGTDLSSLFSVSSSGAIMSETVRAEFQRLVPNVLLLNNFGSSESGSNGRAADDSGPEKGFRLVVNDRTQVVDPVTHEPVAVGEPGRLAQRGHVPLGYYNDPAKTAETFFQKGAERWVLLGDMATVDEQGIVTVLGRGSQCINTGGEKVYPEEVEQALKSHPDVYDALVAGVPDPTWGSHVAAVVQVREGAEAPSLDQIQSHCRTRLAGYKIPRQLVIAPAIQRSPSGKADYRWAKAVATEADTA is encoded by the coding sequence GTGGAGTACAACCTTGCCGACCTGTTCGAGTCGGTCGTGGACGTGGTCCCGGACCGTGAGGCCCTCGTGTACGTGGACCACCCCGGGACCGGCGCGGAGCGCCGCCTGACGTACGCGGAGCTCGACACGGCGGCGAACCGGATCGCCCACCACCTGCTCGACAGCGGCTTGACGGCCGGCGAGCACCTGGGCCTTCACCTCTACAACGGGATCGAGTACCTGCAGACGGTGCTGGCCTGTCTGAAGGCCCGGCTGGTCCCGGTGAACGTCAACTACCGTTACGTGGAGGAGGAGCTGGTCTACCTCTACAACGACGCCGATCTCGCCGCCCTCGTCTTCGAGGGCGAGTTCACCGAGCGGGTCGCGGCGGCGCTGCCGCATACGACGAAGCTCCGGCACCTGATCAGGGTCGGCCAGGCCCCCGAGGGCGCCCCCGAGCCGTCGATCGCGCCGGTCGCGTACGCGGACGCCGAGGCGGCCGGAGCACCCGGGCGCGGGTTCCCGCCGCGCAGCCCCGACGACCTGTTCATCATCTACACCGGCGGCACGACGGGCATGCCCAAGGGTGTGATGTGGCGGGCCGAGGACCTCTTCTTCGCCGGGCTCTTCGGTGGCGAGCCCTCGGGCGAGCCGGTGAAGCGGCCCGAGGAACTGGCCGAGCGGGTCGCGGTGCGCGGCGCCGGGCTCACCTTCTTCCCGGCGCCCCCGCTGATGCACGGCACGTCGACGCTGACCTCGTTCATCGCCTTCAACTACGGCCAACGGGTGGTCATCCACCGGAAGTACGCGCCGGAGGAAGTGCTCCGTACGATCGAGAAGGAGAAGGTCTCCAGTGTGTCGCTGGTCGGTGACGCGATGCTGCGGCCGTTGATCGACGCCCTGAACGGCCCGCTCAAGGGCACGGACCTGTCGTCGCTGTTCAGCGTCTCCTCGTCCGGGGCGATCATGTCGGAGACGGTGCGCGCCGAGTTCCAGCGGCTGGTGCCGAACGTGCTGCTCCTGAACAACTTCGGGTCGTCCGAGTCCGGGTCCAACGGCCGGGCGGCGGACGACTCCGGCCCGGAGAAGGGCTTCCGCCTGGTGGTCAACGACCGTACGCAGGTGGTGGATCCGGTGACGCACGAGCCGGTGGCGGTGGGCGAGCCCGGTCGCCTCGCCCAGCGCGGGCACGTCCCGCTCGGCTACTACAACGACCCGGCCAAGACCGCCGAGACCTTCTTCCAGAAGGGCGCGGAGCGCTGGGTGCTGCTCGGCGACATGGCGACCGTCGACGAGCAGGGCATCGTCACGGTGCTCGGCCGCGGCTCGCAGTGCATCAACACGGGCGGCGAGAAGGTGTATCCGGAGGAGGTCGAGCAGGCCCTGAAGTCCCACCCCGACGTGTACGACGCGTTGGTGGCGGGGGTCCCGGACCCGACCTGGGGCAGCCACGTGGCCGCGGTGGTCCAGGTCCGGGAGGGCGCCGAGGCGCCGTCCCTGGACCAGATCCAGAGCCACTGCCGCACCAGGCTGGCGGGCTACAAGATCCCGCGGCAGCTGGTCATCGCGCCCGCCATCCAGCGGTCCCCGAGCGGCAAGGCGGACTACCGCTGGGCGAAGGCGGTGGCGACGGAGGCGGACACGGCCTGA
- the paaK gene encoding phenylacetate--CoA ligase PaaK, with translation MAVYTDLHDTGERLGRDELAALQLTRLRATLHRAYEKVPFYRQAFDKAGVHPDDCRSLADLSLFPLTTKADLRDQYPFGMFAVPRSQVRRIHASSGTTGRPTVVGYTDGDLSTWADVVARSIRTAGGRPGQIIHIAYGYGLFTGGLGAHYGAERLGCTVVPASGGMTDRQVRLIEDFRPEVIMVTPSYMLTLLDEMERQGIDPRATSLRTGIFGAEPWTEEMRREIEERLDIDAVDIYGLSEVIGPGVAQEFAETKDGLHIWEDHFYPEVVDPLTGAVLPEGEPGELVFTSLTKEAMPVIRYRTRDLTRLLPGTARPAFRRMEKITGRSDDMIILRGVNVYPTQIEEVLLRTPGLAPHFQLQLTREGRMDALTVRVEARRETDAERRQDAAAAVVRAVKEGVGVSVRVEVVDPETLERSVGKIKRLVDLRGAGEARDTRPGG, from the coding sequence ATGGCGGTGTACACGGATCTCCACGACACGGGCGAGCGGCTGGGCCGCGACGAGCTGGCCGCCCTCCAGCTCACCCGGCTGCGCGCGACCCTGCACCGCGCCTACGAGAAGGTGCCCTTCTACCGGCAGGCCTTCGACAAGGCCGGCGTGCATCCCGACGACTGCCGGTCCCTCGCCGACCTCTCCCTGTTCCCCCTGACCACCAAGGCCGATCTGCGCGACCAGTACCCCTTCGGAATGTTCGCCGTGCCGCGCTCGCAGGTGCGCCGCATCCACGCCTCGAGCGGCACCACCGGGCGGCCGACCGTCGTCGGGTACACCGACGGGGACCTCTCCACCTGGGCGGACGTCGTCGCCCGGTCCATACGGACGGCGGGCGGACGGCCCGGCCAGATCATCCACATCGCCTACGGGTACGGGCTGTTCACCGGCGGCTTGGGCGCGCACTACGGCGCCGAGCGCCTCGGCTGTACGGTCGTGCCCGCGTCGGGCGGGATGACGGACCGGCAGGTCCGGCTCATCGAGGACTTCCGGCCGGAGGTGATCATGGTGACCCCGTCCTACATGCTGACCCTGCTGGACGAGATGGAGCGCCAGGGGATCGACCCGCGCGCCACCTCACTGCGGACGGGGATCTTCGGCGCCGAGCCGTGGACCGAGGAGATGCGCCGGGAGATCGAGGAACGGCTCGACATCGACGCGGTGGACATATACGGCCTGTCCGAGGTCATCGGACCGGGCGTGGCGCAGGAGTTCGCGGAGACCAAGGACGGCCTCCACATCTGGGAGGACCACTTCTATCCCGAGGTGGTCGATCCGCTGACCGGCGCGGTGCTGCCGGAGGGCGAGCCCGGCGAGCTGGTGTTCACCTCCCTCACCAAGGAGGCCATGCCCGTCATCCGCTACCGCACCCGGGACCTGACGCGGCTGCTGCCCGGAACGGCCCGGCCGGCCTTCCGCCGGATGGAGAAGATCACGGGGCGCAGCGACGACATGATCATCCTGCGCGGGGTGAACGTGTACCCGACGCAGATCGAGGAGGTCCTGCTGCGGACGCCTGGCCTGGCTCCCCACTTCCAGCTGCAGCTGACCCGGGAGGGCCGGATGGACGCCCTCACGGTACGGGTGGAGGCGCGTCGGGAGACGGACGCCGAGCGGCGGCAGGACGCGGCCGCCGCCGTGGTCCGGGCGGTCAAGGAGGGGGTCGGGGTCTCCGTCCGGGTCGAGGTGGTCGACCCGGAGACGCTGGAGCGCTCGGTGGGGAAGATCAAGAGACTGGTCGACCTCCGCGGAGCCGGGGAGGCGAGAGACACGCGTCCGGGCGGCTGA
- a CDS encoding YhjD/YihY/BrkB family envelope integrity protein, protein MISTVRRLYDRLQGSQIGLAWSRGREMELMHRAMGFAALGFLTLVPLLVVVAAAAPGSGSGFGRWLGQALGVTEASRVRVEMLFGAADLALERTTAFGLAALAVFGLTFGSAVQTGYEKVWDLPTARWHTMWLHVVWLALLVCYLGLLVGIPSPSNDAIGTVLGALGDLAGTCLFFIVSQRLLLGGRVRWRALVPGAVATSLGLLGLRIFSQLVFSPLIASNAVIYGPFGTLLVVQSWLVGVGFVVYGGALVGRLVHEHLTLRRLRRSGLFPPEDPAPHPPRPG, encoded by the coding sequence GTGATCTCCACCGTCCGACGGCTCTACGACCGGCTCCAGGGCTCCCAGATCGGGCTGGCCTGGAGCCGTGGCCGGGAGATGGAGCTGATGCACCGGGCGATGGGCTTCGCGGCCCTCGGCTTCCTCACCCTGGTGCCGCTGCTGGTGGTCGTGGCGGCCGCCGCGCCCGGGAGCGGCTCGGGCTTCGGCCGCTGGCTAGGCCAGGCCCTCGGGGTGACGGAGGCCTCGCGGGTGCGGGTGGAGATGCTGTTCGGCGCCGCGGACCTGGCGCTGGAGCGGACCACCGCGTTCGGTCTGGCCGCGCTCGCGGTGTTCGGCCTGACCTTCGGTTCGGCCGTACAGACCGGCTACGAGAAGGTGTGGGACCTGCCGACCGCGCGCTGGCACACCATGTGGCTGCACGTCGTCTGGCTCGCCCTGCTCGTCTGCTACCTCGGCCTGCTCGTGGGGATCCCCTCGCCGTCGAACGACGCCATCGGCACGGTGCTCGGAGCTCTGGGCGACCTCGCCGGCACCTGCCTGTTCTTCATCGTCTCGCAGCGTCTGCTGCTCGGCGGCCGGGTCCGCTGGCGCGCCCTGGTGCCGGGGGCGGTCGCGACCAGCCTCGGGCTGCTGGGGCTGCGGATCTTCTCCCAGCTGGTGTTCTCCCCGCTCATCGCCTCCAACGCGGTCATCTACGGCCCCTTCGGCACCCTGCTCGTCGTCCAGTCCTGGCTGGTCGGCGTCGGCTTCGTGGTCTACGGCGGCGCGCTCGTCGGCCGGCTCGTGCACGAGCACCTGACCCTGCGGCGGCTGCGGCGCAGCGGGCTCTTCCCTCCCGAGGACCCCGCCCCACACCCTCCACGCCCCGGCTGA